Below is a genomic region from Fusobacterium canifelinum.
TCCAGCAGCAACATCTACTACTGGAGGAACTACAATAACAAGTCCAATGCCTGGATCAATTTTAGATGTTAAAGTAAATGTAGGAGATAAAGTTACTTTTGGACAAACTCTTGCAATTCTAGAAGCAATGAAAATGGAAAATGATATTCCAGCAACAGTTGATGGTGAAGTTGCCGAAATAAGAGTTAAAAAAGGAGATGTAGTAGAAACTGACTCAGTTTTAATAGTATTAAAATAAGGAGAGGATTTTAGATGAGTTTTTTTAATGTATTAGCAGAACTATTAGAGGCGTCAGGTTTTGCAGCTCTTACTTGGCAGAATATTGCTATGATACTAGTATCATTTGTTTTATTCTATCT
It encodes:
- a CDS encoding biotin/lipoyl-containing protein, with translation MKYVVTVNGKKFEVEVEKVGGAGKSLSRQPAERRETVVKSEPVVETKVAAAPVEAAPAATSTTGGTTITSPMPGSILDVKVNVGDKVTFGQTLAILEAMKMENDIPATVDGEVAEIRVKKGDVVETDSVLIVLK